A genomic window from Microbacterium sp. ET2 includes:
- a CDS encoding amidohydrolase family protein, translated as MSERRLLLRGGSLFTSDDDLGVFTSGDVLVVDGVIREVGPEIIDPRAEIVPVHGSIVMPGLVDTHRHLWQTALRHVAADWTMSDYVAGMIQGIGPGFAPEDVRIAGLVGSLEALDAGTTTVMDWSHIVHTPAHADAAISALETAGIRAVYGYGLAALPAADWFESDLRRLAGTARFGRPDGLLTLALASWGPEFADVPTTVRDIELARELGLRISLHIGVGMMGAARAVTELDARGLLGDDLEFIHATTATDAELVRIAQTGGSVSVSPRVEMQMGHGYPATGRMLDAGLRPSLSVDIVSGIPGTLFGEMRAAMEAERARQNAAALSRHEWPGPLRVTAEDMVRMATIDGALALGLADVTGSLTPGKQADITVLRADVTSVPTADTIASQIVAADAHVVEHVLVAGEFRKRDGRIVGHDLAARRQDLDASRLRLLQAAGALV; from the coding sequence ATGTCTGAACGCCGACTGCTTCTCCGCGGCGGATCCCTCTTCACCAGCGACGACGACCTGGGCGTGTTCACGTCCGGCGATGTGCTCGTCGTCGACGGCGTCATCCGCGAGGTCGGGCCCGAGATCATCGACCCTCGCGCCGAGATCGTCCCCGTCCACGGGTCCATCGTCATGCCGGGACTGGTCGACACCCACCGCCACCTGTGGCAGACAGCGCTTCGTCACGTCGCCGCCGACTGGACGATGTCGGACTACGTCGCGGGGATGATCCAGGGCATCGGCCCGGGCTTCGCCCCCGAAGATGTACGGATCGCCGGTCTCGTCGGCAGCCTCGAGGCGCTCGATGCGGGTACCACCACGGTGATGGACTGGTCGCACATCGTGCACACGCCCGCGCACGCCGACGCGGCGATCAGCGCCCTGGAGACTGCCGGGATCCGCGCCGTCTACGGGTACGGCCTTGCGGCACTGCCCGCCGCCGACTGGTTCGAGTCCGACCTCCGGCGCCTCGCCGGGACCGCGCGCTTCGGCCGACCCGACGGCCTCCTCACCCTCGCGCTCGCCAGCTGGGGTCCCGAATTCGCCGACGTGCCCACGACCGTGCGCGACATCGAGCTCGCCCGCGAGCTGGGCCTGCGCATTTCGCTGCACATCGGCGTCGGGATGATGGGTGCGGCGCGCGCGGTCACCGAGCTCGACGCCCGCGGGCTGCTCGGCGACGACCTGGAGTTCATCCACGCCACAACGGCGACCGACGCCGAACTCGTGCGGATCGCTCAGACCGGTGGCTCGGTGTCGGTCTCGCCCCGGGTCGAGATGCAGATGGGTCACGGCTACCCCGCCACCGGGAGGATGCTGGATGCGGGCCTTCGGCCGAGCCTCAGCGTCGACATCGTCAGTGGCATTCCCGGCACCCTCTTCGGTGAGATGCGGGCGGCGATGGAAGCCGAACGCGCTCGCCAGAACGCGGCAGCGCTGAGCCGTCACGAGTGGCCGGGGCCGCTCCGCGTGACCGCCGAGGACATGGTGCGGATGGCGACGATCGATGGTGCCCTCGCCCTCGGTCTCGCCGATGTCACCGGCTCGCTCACGCCCGGCAAGCAGGCCGACATCACCGTGCTGCGCGCCGACGTGACGAGTGTTCCGACCGCCGACACGATCGCATCGCAGATCGTCGCCGCCGACGCGCACGTCGTGGAGCACGTCCTGGTCGCCGGTGAGTTCCGCAAGCGCGACGGCCGGATCGTCGGTCACGACCTCGCGGCACGCCGTCAGGATCTCGATGCGTCGCGCCTGCGACTCCTGCAGGCAGCCGGGGCTCTCGTATGA
- a CDS encoding thiamine pyrophosphate-binding protein encodes MTTVHPRETRLAGARPAESVGRVVAASALEFSSHAFGVMGADNAVMIDGMIRLGMSYAPMRHEAGAVVAADAFTRVAGRPAVCTTTSGPGFTNALTALAEASRARSPLVLLTGSAPVSGPRPGDIDIRRTAASAGARAWMVEEEDTVGTIRAAFQTARAENRPAVVCVPSDVSRRTATRPGARARAADRPGASGALLPSARDELSRLADRLRAARRPLLLAGRGAIGAAEALRRTASAYGARTATTTLALGVFGSGDGHLGIAGGFATDDEAAAMHRADVVVVIGAGLNAHTTRRGTVFAAGAHVVQIDLAAQPTSTRVDQFIRADAEDALIELLLQAPANAERTGTWRGIPSVHPSTGAHTLVDGLHPAAVADAVADAVPSDATFVVDGGNFMAWPLASWRPARPRSFVPAGLAFQSIGLGLGALVGAAAARPDAYPVLGVGDGGLLMSLADLDSVARLVPRGAIVVFNDAAYGAEVHQFGPEGFAESPMRFPARSFALIAGAFGLRTLSVYDRETLRIAASFLRAHRDEPRPPRLSHLAQRGGTLSASAGATTGVMSSAVTIDGREPVEESPRAKRLLLGDPSPPRSSTTSCCPSAARCRSSPPTR; translated from the coding sequence ATGACGACGGTCCACCCGCGCGAGACGCGCCTGGCCGGCGCGCGGCCCGCCGAGTCGGTCGGACGGGTCGTCGCGGCATCCGCTCTGGAGTTCAGCTCCCACGCCTTCGGCGTCATGGGCGCCGACAACGCCGTGATGATCGACGGGATGATCCGGCTGGGGATGTCGTACGCCCCGATGCGCCACGAAGCCGGCGCCGTTGTAGCGGCCGATGCGTTTACGCGTGTCGCGGGCCGGCCCGCCGTGTGCACGACGACGTCGGGGCCGGGGTTCACCAACGCCCTGACGGCTCTGGCTGAAGCGTCGCGGGCACGATCGCCGCTGGTGCTGCTGACCGGGTCGGCCCCGGTCAGCGGCCCGCGGCCGGGTGATATCGACATCCGCCGAACGGCCGCGTCAGCCGGGGCGCGGGCGTGGATGGTCGAGGAGGAAGACACCGTCGGGACGATCCGGGCGGCGTTCCAGACCGCGAGGGCGGAGAACCGGCCGGCCGTGGTGTGCGTCCCCTCCGATGTCTCGCGACGGACGGCCACCCGGCCGGGGGCTCGTGCGCGGGCGGCGGATCGCCCCGGGGCATCGGGCGCCCTCCTCCCGTCGGCGCGCGACGAGCTGTCGCGCCTCGCCGACCGGCTCCGCGCCGCGCGGCGGCCCCTCCTCCTGGCGGGGCGCGGCGCGATCGGCGCCGCCGAGGCTCTTCGACGCACCGCGTCGGCGTACGGGGCACGCACCGCGACGACCACTCTCGCGCTCGGAGTGTTCGGCTCGGGAGACGGCCACCTGGGGATCGCCGGCGGTTTCGCCACCGACGACGAGGCCGCCGCGATGCATCGCGCCGACGTCGTCGTCGTGATCGGCGCCGGCCTGAACGCCCACACCACGCGTCGGGGAACGGTCTTCGCCGCCGGCGCACACGTCGTTCAGATCGACCTCGCGGCGCAGCCGACCTCGACGCGCGTCGACCAGTTCATCCGGGCCGACGCCGAAGACGCCCTTATCGAGCTGCTGCTCCAAGCCCCGGCGAACGCCGAGAGAACAGGGACATGGCGTGGCATCCCCTCCGTCCACCCGTCGACGGGCGCGCACACGCTCGTCGACGGGCTTCACCCCGCCGCGGTCGCCGACGCCGTCGCCGATGCCGTGCCGTCCGACGCGACGTTCGTGGTCGACGGCGGCAACTTCATGGCCTGGCCCCTGGCGTCCTGGCGACCGGCCCGCCCGCGATCCTTCGTGCCGGCCGGACTGGCGTTCCAGTCGATCGGTCTGGGCCTCGGCGCACTCGTCGGCGCGGCGGCGGCGCGGCCCGACGCGTACCCGGTGCTCGGTGTCGGCGACGGCGGTCTCCTCATGTCGCTGGCCGATCTCGACTCCGTTGCGCGGCTCGTTCCGCGCGGCGCGATCGTGGTGTTCAACGACGCCGCGTACGGTGCCGAGGTGCACCAGTTCGGGCCGGAGGGCTTCGCCGAGTCGCCCATGCGCTTCCCCGCTCGCAGCTTCGCTCTGATCGCCGGCGCCTTCGGCCTCCGGACCCTCTCGGTCTACGACCGCGAGACGCTGCGGATCGCCGCATCCTTCCTCCGGGCCCACCGCGACGAGCCTCGTCCTCCTCGACTGTCACATCTCGCCCAGCGTGGCGGCACCCTTTCTGCGAGCGCTGGAGCCACGACAGGCGTAATGTCATCGGCCGTGACGATTGATGGTCGCGAGCCGGTGGAGGAATCCCCTCGCGCGAAACGCCTCCTCCTGGGAGACCCCTCACCTCCGAGAAGCTCGACGACCAGCTGCTGCCCAAGCGCCGCGCGCTGCCGATCTTCGCCTCCGACGCGCTGA
- a CDS encoding potassium-transporting ATPase subunit F, producing MTALSLIAATLAVAAIVYLVIALVKPEKF from the coding sequence GTGACCGCCCTCTCGCTCATCGCCGCGACCCTCGCCGTCGCCGCGATCGTCTATCTGGTCATCGCCCTGGTGAAGCCGGAGAAGTTCTGA
- a CDS encoding APC family permease, whose protein sequence is MAYAPQELLMILLIGGTAFLAFSPGVAVAVVVLLIVVVLSYRQLIKAYPSGGGDYEVARTNLGEVPGVVVASALLVDYVLTVAVSIASGVDNIISAIPELAPFRIEFAVGFVILLVIVNLRGVREASFAFAIPTYVFIGSVAFMVVVALIRTALGDPPIASSAEYAVQAEELTQAATILLILRAFSSGCSALTGVEAVSNGVPAFRRPKVRNAQWTLVLMGGVAIVLFTGLTAVGLISQVHYAEDPCNLVGFACETTPQPSLMAQIAAATFGMGSIPFFIVQAATACVLLLAANTAFNGFPLLGSVLARDGYAPKALNTRGDRLVFSNGMIILGLAAIVVLIVYQANLTTLIQLYIIGVFVSFSLGQIGMVRHWRRELRQTTRVEARRDPRAAAERRAALTGLAINSTGAAMTVAVLVIVTATKFIYGAWLVFLAIPVLAVLMIGVNRYYRDVDHEIRIDEPVQYGSSGDVALILVSKLQKPVAKALDYALAAKHDKTIALHVAVTNDDADALQREWQDQRMPVPLVILESPYRYYAQPVAEFIRQYRQKHGSAVVTVYLPQYIVGHWWETFLHNRRARRIAQQLMLIHGVTITLVPWLLDSSELIYGRRSRPLPGQDRAGRPFEPDLEAPPIAERSSLEARPDE, encoded by the coding sequence GTGGCCTATGCGCCGCAGGAGCTGCTGATGATCCTGCTCATCGGCGGCACGGCGTTCCTCGCCTTCAGCCCCGGGGTCGCGGTCGCCGTCGTGGTGCTGCTCATCGTGGTGGTGCTGAGCTACCGCCAGCTCATCAAGGCGTATCCCTCAGGCGGCGGCGACTACGAGGTGGCGCGCACCAACCTCGGCGAGGTGCCGGGGGTCGTCGTCGCCTCGGCACTCCTCGTCGACTACGTCCTCACCGTCGCCGTGTCGATCGCGTCGGGCGTCGACAACATCATCTCGGCGATCCCCGAGCTCGCGCCCTTCCGCATCGAGTTCGCGGTCGGCTTCGTCATCCTGCTCGTGATCGTCAACCTCCGCGGGGTGCGCGAGGCCTCGTTCGCCTTCGCGATCCCCACCTACGTCTTCATCGGCTCGGTCGCCTTCATGGTGGTCGTCGCCCTCATCCGCACCGCGCTCGGCGACCCGCCGATCGCCTCGAGCGCCGAGTACGCGGTCCAGGCCGAGGAGCTCACCCAGGCCGCGACGATCCTCCTCATCCTGCGGGCGTTCTCGAGTGGATGCTCCGCCCTCACCGGGGTCGAAGCGGTCTCGAACGGCGTGCCGGCCTTCCGCCGCCCGAAGGTGCGGAACGCCCAGTGGACGCTCGTGCTCATGGGCGGGGTCGCCATCGTGCTCTTCACCGGTCTCACCGCTGTCGGGCTCATCTCGCAGGTGCACTACGCCGAAGACCCCTGCAACCTCGTCGGCTTCGCCTGCGAGACCACCCCCCAGCCGAGCCTCATGGCGCAGATCGCGGCGGCCACGTTCGGAATGGGGTCGATCCCGTTCTTCATCGTGCAGGCCGCCACCGCCTGCGTGCTGCTGCTCGCCGCCAACACGGCCTTCAACGGATTCCCGCTGCTCGGGTCGGTGCTGGCGCGCGACGGCTACGCGCCGAAGGCGCTGAACACCCGCGGCGACCGGCTGGTGTTCTCGAACGGGATGATCATCCTGGGCCTCGCGGCCATCGTGGTCCTGATCGTGTACCAGGCGAACCTGACGACCCTCATCCAGCTGTACATCATCGGCGTCTTCGTGTCGTTCTCACTCGGCCAGATCGGCATGGTGCGGCACTGGCGACGCGAGCTCCGCCAGACCACCCGCGTCGAGGCGCGGCGTGATCCACGGGCGGCGGCCGAGCGCCGCGCGGCACTCACCGGCCTCGCGATCAACTCGACCGGAGCGGCGATGACGGTCGCCGTCCTCGTCATCGTCACCGCGACGAAGTTCATCTATGGCGCCTGGCTGGTCTTCCTGGCCATCCCGGTGCTCGCGGTGCTCATGATCGGCGTGAACCGGTACTACCGCGACGTCGACCACGAGATCCGCATCGACGAGCCGGTCCAGTACGGCTCGTCGGGCGACGTCGCCCTCATCCTCGTGAGCAAGCTCCAGAAGCCGGTCGCCAAGGCCCTCGACTACGCCCTCGCGGCCAAGCACGACAAGACGATCGCCCTGCACGTGGCGGTGACGAACGACGACGCCGACGCGCTGCAGCGGGAGTGGCAGGACCAGCGGATGCCGGTGCCCCTCGTCATCCTCGAGTCGCCGTACCGCTACTACGCGCAGCCGGTCGCGGAGTTCATCCGTCAGTATCGGCAGAAGCACGGGTCGGCCGTGGTGACGGTGTATCTGCCGCAGTACATCGTCGGTCACTGGTGGGAGACCTTCCTCCACAACCGTCGCGCGCGGCGCATCGCCCAGCAGCTCATGCTCATCCACGGCGTCACGATCACCCTGGTGCCGTGGCTTCTCGACTCGTCAGAGCTCATCTACGGGCGGCGGTCGCGCCCGCTCCCCGGCCAGGACCGCGCCGGCCGGCCGTTCGAGCCCGATCTCGAGGCACCCCCGATCGCCGAACGGTCGAGCCTGGAGGCCCGCCCGGACGAGTGA